A portion of the Candidatus Pristimantibacillus lignocellulolyticus genome contains these proteins:
- a CDS encoding histidine kinase: protein MVQFKRKTPEEILASISKLHRGKLKIIIGAVSGSGKTYHMLQEGTQLKKQGIDVVICAVSTMQRLETQKQLGQLERVPSIHWWKEGVEQKDLNLDALLQRNPEVVLVDGLAHCNQLGSRHRTRLEDIIYLMDHGISVITTINVYELDGVDDIAMRLTGIQAEETVTSNTLAIANEVRLIDVSTETMLKRIEEGELGELRHRAICERSNLAILRELSLRLVAEGVNESLEKHREELGLVGASGATERILVSAQYHWNGSLYVRRGQQVAKRLNGELVVLVFVNGKKQLTQDQMTFKRSIIQLVEKVEGRFHELPLANRRELPANLIKYASEQNVTRIVMGHSKQNRWQQFWQGSLADNILSKMRGIDLFLMADRAEHDGQRILPVKQRHIEEQDLFRRLSKEEMNSKIKTMKRGSFKVYIGASPGVGKTFTMLREGNVLLRKGIDVVIGLLETHGRKETAEQIGDLPLLPRLIINYKGKQLEDMDTEAIIKRGPDVVLVDELAHSNVPGSVRKKRYEDIVRILEHGISVITTVNVQHLESLNDAVEGLTGVRVRETVPDAMLRLADEVELIDVTPQMLQKRMLDGKIYAMDKIQQALKAFFTTGNLISLRELALREIADDVDERLEALDLSYSLRGELRRKEVIFVAVTINSKSSERLIRRGFRIAYRLKANWYVHYVDDSIQLSNVMLKRRQELIELTHRMGGLFQSTKCNGRKEIAEMLIIEANKVKATQLIIGYSKRSKWYSLWNDNIVRRIMRLGRHMDVLIETER, encoded by the coding sequence ATGGTTCAGTTCAAAAGGAAAACACCAGAGGAGATACTCGCATCTATTTCAAAACTCCATAGAGGGAAATTAAAAATAATTATAGGAGCTGTTAGCGGCTCGGGCAAAACTTATCATATGCTTCAAGAAGGGACTCAATTGAAGAAGCAAGGCATTGATGTCGTTATCTGTGCTGTCTCGACTATGCAAAGACTAGAGACACAGAAGCAACTCGGTCAACTAGAAAGGGTTCCAAGCATTCATTGGTGGAAAGAGGGGGTAGAGCAAAAGGATCTTAACCTTGATGCTCTACTTCAGCGTAATCCTGAGGTTGTGCTAGTAGATGGTCTCGCTCATTGTAATCAGCTAGGCTCTCGTCACCGAACAAGGCTCGAAGATATCATCTATTTGATGGACCATGGCATTAGTGTCATCACAACTATTAATGTGTATGAGCTTGATGGTGTCGATGATATTGCGATGCGCTTAACGGGCATTCAAGCAGAAGAAACAGTAACTTCGAATACTTTAGCAATTGCCAATGAAGTTAGGTTAATCGATGTTTCCACGGAAACGATGCTTAAGAGAATCGAAGAAGGTGAACTTGGTGAGCTGCGTCACCGGGCAATATGTGAGCGTAGCAATCTAGCGATATTACGGGAGTTATCGCTTCGGCTAGTAGCGGAAGGGGTCAATGAATCTCTGGAAAAACATCGGGAGGAACTTGGTCTAGTTGGAGCATCCGGAGCAACGGAGAGAATTCTAGTGTCGGCTCAGTATCATTGGAATGGTTCACTTTACGTGAGAAGGGGACAGCAAGTAGCAAAGCGATTAAATGGTGAATTAGTTGTACTTGTATTTGTAAATGGTAAGAAACAGCTAACCCAAGATCAGATGACGTTCAAGAGATCAATAATTCAATTAGTTGAAAAAGTTGAGGGGCGATTCCATGAGTTACCTTTAGCAAACCGGCGTGAACTTCCAGCTAATTTGATAAAGTATGCCTCTGAACAGAACGTAACCCGGATTGTAATGGGTCATTCCAAGCAAAATCGATGGCAGCAGTTTTGGCAAGGTTCACTCGCTGATAACATCCTTAGTAAAATGAGAGGCATCGATTTATTTCTAATGGCTGATCGAGCGGAACATGATGGACAGCGAATTTTGCCGGTTAAGCAGCGCCATATCGAGGAGCAGGATCTTTTTCGACGACTGAGCAAGGAAGAGATGAATAGTAAGATCAAGACAATGAAAAGGGGGAGCTTCAAAGTATATATAGGTGCTTCCCCTGGAGTTGGAAAGACATTTACGATGCTACGAGAAGGTAATGTTCTGCTTAGAAAAGGAATAGACGTTGTTATTGGTCTGTTAGAGACGCATGGACGCAAAGAGACCGCGGAACAAATTGGAGATCTCCCGCTACTTCCTAGACTTATCATTAATTATAAAGGAAAACAATTGGAAGATATGGATACTGAGGCAATTATTAAGCGGGGTCCAGATGTAGTGCTCGTTGATGAACTTGCTCATTCAAACGTGCCTGGAAGTGTTCGCAAAAAACGTTATGAAGATATTGTTCGTATCTTGGAACATGGAATCTCAGTTATTACGACCGTTAATGTTCAACATTTAGAAAGTTTGAACGATGCGGTTGAAGGTCTTACTGGTGTAAGAGTTAGAGAAACTGTGCCGGATGCGATGCTGAGGCTTGCGGATGAAGTAGAATTAATTGATGTCACACCTCAAATGCTGCAGAAGCGGATGCTTGACGGTAAAATCTATGCGATGGATAAAATCCAGCAAGCATTAAAAGCTTTTTTCACGACGGGCAACTTAATCTCTCTGCGTGAGCTAGCTCTACGTGAAATCGCTGATGATGTAGATGAACGACTTGAAGCGTTAGATCTTAGTTACTCATTGCGGGGTGAGCTTCGTAGAAAAGAAGTGATATTCGTAGCGGTTACGATTAATTCAAAGTCATCAGAACGTCTTATTCGCCGTGGCTTCCGGATAGCTTATCGATTAAAGGCTAATTGGTATGTTCATTATGTAGATGATAGTATTCAATTAAGTAACGTTATGCTCAAAAGACGCCAAGAATTGATTGAGCTTACTCATCGAATGGGTGGACTATTCCAATCTACTAAGTGTAACGGTAGAAAAGAAATAGCTGAAATGTTAATTATTGAAGCGAACAAAGTAAAAGCGACTCAGCTTATTATTGGGTATTCTAAACGATCTAAGTGGTATTCCCTATGGAATGACAATATCGTACGTCGCATAATGCGATTAGGGCGCCATATGGATGTATTAATCGAGACGGAAAGGTGA
- a CDS encoding thiamine-binding protein has product MANALLSIQMIPKTNNGESVIPYVDQAIAIIKQSGLPYRVAPLETTMEGDLPELLQVVQRMHEAMIEVGCPGALSQIKISYNPIAGASMDKLLEKYPDGK; this is encoded by the coding sequence ATGGCTAATGCATTATTAAGTATTCAAATGATTCCGAAAACAAATAATGGTGAAAGTGTCATTCCATATGTAGATCAAGCGATTGCAATTATTAAACAATCGGGACTACCTTACCGCGTGGCACCACTTGAAACGACAATGGAAGGTGATCTTCCAGAACTACTGCAAGTTGTACAACGTATGCATGAAGCAATGATTGAAGTTGGTTGTCCAGGTGCTTTATCACAAATTAAAATTTCATATAATCCAATTGCCGGAGCATCAATGGATAAATTGTTGGAGAAATATCCGGATGGCAAATAA
- a CDS encoding S-layer homology domain-containing protein, with product MKKRVSLLVIILSMLFASSAFAYDVQLQPFKDEENDYSREPIYSLSALGIINGYEDKTYRPNNDLSREAFIKLLVMANQLETETVGKVPAGVSKDRWSAPFISIAYEHKWIDSLLDKNESFNPSQTITRQEVAMLVGKALLDSEKEEVRQQWLATDWKKERDVRAFKDQSAIDVDMQPYVYYAANRGIMEGDKTGFKPKESLIRKQAAAVIYRLIDMRVAEEKVDFTGFYAISSYSAINQMNKLSDVIFGWSHLEYSGAGVATLKTSSKTSKTVNVIPSGSAEAITAADSAQLTKELMVFYDNSNLKDFLKDKTAQKAFIESLLLTLNDPDYSFTGVSIDFEGLMKEESAADYVAFLQDLKKQLGSYTLSVAVPPIYYYKGYNLVEIGKIADAVVLMAHDFTDSQLPSAPLPLVNDTVVTALQSIPKEKLVLGISKQANQWITTNGITAAPVIPAVADVEKRLAMPSVVKTWSMPYFLTKAEFTDERGSHVLYYEDAQSIAKKIWLAKFYELKGVSLWQMGNYTAADWEIIGKQSSR from the coding sequence ATGAAAAAACGAGTTAGCTTATTAGTCATAATTTTATCAATGTTATTTGCAAGCAGTGCTTTTGCGTACGATGTTCAGCTACAACCTTTTAAGGATGAAGAGAACGATTATTCACGTGAACCAATTTATTCGCTATCTGCACTAGGCATTATTAATGGATACGAGGATAAGACATACCGTCCGAATAATGATTTGTCGAGAGAGGCTTTTATAAAGTTACTTGTCATGGCAAATCAGTTAGAAACAGAAACTGTTGGAAAAGTTCCTGCAGGAGTAAGTAAAGATCGCTGGTCTGCGCCGTTTATTTCTATAGCTTATGAACATAAATGGATTGATAGTTTGCTAGATAAGAATGAATCGTTCAACCCATCGCAAACGATTACTAGACAAGAAGTTGCGATGTTAGTAGGGAAAGCATTACTAGATTCAGAGAAGGAAGAAGTACGTCAGCAATGGCTGGCTACAGATTGGAAAAAGGAACGGGATGTTCGAGCTTTCAAGGATCAATCCGCAATAGATGTAGATATGCAGCCTTATGTTTACTACGCAGCTAATCGTGGCATTATGGAAGGCGACAAAACAGGATTTAAGCCGAAAGAGTCTCTAATTCGTAAGCAAGCAGCTGCAGTTATTTATCGATTAATTGATATGCGAGTTGCTGAAGAAAAAGTTGATTTTACAGGTTTTTATGCAATTTCATCTTATAGTGCAATCAATCAAATGAATAAACTTTCAGATGTTATTTTTGGTTGGTCTCACTTGGAATATAGTGGCGCTGGAGTTGCTACGTTGAAAACTAGCTCTAAAACTAGTAAAACTGTTAATGTCATTCCAAGTGGTTCTGCAGAGGCTATTACTGCTGCTGACTCTGCACAATTAACGAAGGAACTGATGGTGTTTTATGATAATAGCAATCTGAAAGATTTTCTCAAAGATAAGACAGCTCAGAAGGCATTTATCGAATCGCTATTATTGACTTTAAATGATCCAGACTACTCGTTTACAGGGGTAAGTATTGACTTTGAAGGGTTAATGAAAGAGGAGAGCGCTGCTGATTATGTTGCATTTCTGCAAGATTTGAAGAAGCAGTTGGGTTCGTATACATTATCTGTTGCTGTACCGCCTATTTATTATTACAAAGGTTATAATTTGGTAGAAATTGGTAAAATTGCGGATGCAGTTGTACTTATGGCTCATGATTTTACGGATAGTCAACTTCCGTCTGCCCCATTGCCACTTGTAAATGATACGGTAGTAACTGCACTTCAATCGATTCCGAAAGAAAAGCTTGTGTTAGGTATTTCGAAACAAGCTAATCAATGGATTACTACCAATGGTATAACTGCTGCTCCAGTGATACCAGCAGTTGCAGATGTAGAGAAAAGATTAGCGATGCCAAGCGTCGTTAAGACATGGTCAATGCCTTATTTTCTAACGAAAGCAGAATTTACAGATGAAAGAGGCAGTCACGTTCTATACTACGAGGATGCGCAAAGTATAGCCAAAAAAATATGGCTAGCTAAGTTTTATGAACTGAAAGGCGTATCCTTATGGCAGATGGGGAATTATACTGCTGCGGATTGGGAGATAATTGGAAAGCAATCAAGTAGATGA
- a CDS encoding acryloyl-CoA reductase, whose product MTQSFNALVVNKQEDQFTVNINSLTFDDLPQGEVLIRVHYSGVNYKDSLATIPNGNIVHTYPFVPGIDLAGVVVSSEDDRFQAGDEVIATSYEIGVSHFGGYSEYARISADWIVPLPNGISLKEAMIIGTAGFTAALSIQRLEENKVSPDKGKVLVTGATGGVGSFAVAILSKLGYEVEASTGKESEHEYLKKIGATTIVSRTDVYDGEIKSLDKQKWAAAIDPVGGEQLAALLSQLQYGGAVAVSGLTGGVKIPTTVIPFILRGINLLGIDSVYCPMDTRLTVWNRLATDFKLANLTELIQQEVTLEQLPGMLPTLLKGQARGRIIVKLVTED is encoded by the coding sequence ATGACACAATCATTTAATGCACTAGTAGTGAATAAGCAAGAAGATCAATTTACTGTAAATATTAATTCGCTAACATTTGATGATTTGCCTCAAGGAGAGGTTTTGATTCGGGTTCATTATTCTGGCGTCAATTATAAAGATAGTTTGGCTACTATTCCTAACGGGAATATTGTTCATACTTATCCATTTGTTCCAGGTATTGATCTAGCAGGGGTCGTTGTTTCATCTGAAGATGATAGATTTCAAGCTGGGGATGAAGTAATCGCAACGAGCTATGAAATCGGTGTATCTCATTTTGGAGGTTACAGTGAATATGCTCGTATTTCTGCAGATTGGATAGTTCCTCTTCCAAACGGTATCTCGCTGAAAGAAGCAATGATTATTGGAACTGCTGGTTTTACTGCTGCGTTATCCATTCAACGACTAGAAGAAAATAAAGTGTCGCCCGATAAAGGTAAAGTTCTTGTCACTGGTGCGACTGGTGGTGTTGGAAGTTTTGCGGTCGCTATTCTCTCTAAACTTGGTTATGAGGTTGAAGCTAGTACTGGTAAAGAATCGGAACATGAGTACTTGAAAAAAATCGGAGCAACTACAATCGTATCACGTACAGATGTCTATGATGGCGAAATTAAATCATTAGATAAACAGAAGTGGGCTGCAGCTATTGATCCAGTTGGTGGCGAGCAACTTGCAGCTCTTCTAAGTCAACTTCAGTATGGAGGAGCAGTAGCTGTAAGTGGATTAACTGGTGGAGTTAAAATACCAACTACCGTAATTCCATTCATACTAAGAGGAATTAATTTGCTTGGTATCGATTCTGTATATTGCCCGATGGACACTCGACTTACTGTCTGGAATCGCCTAGCAACTGATTTCAAATTAGCAAATTTAACAGAATTAATTCAACAAGAAGTTACACTAGAGCAACTTCCCGGTATGCTGCCTACTTTACTTAAAGGGCAAGCACGAGGCAGAATTATTGTGAAACTAGTTACTGAAGATTAG
- the kdpB gene encoding potassium-transporting ATPase subunit KdpB: MNGNRRKSMLNKEVVQRAVKDSFIKLNPAIMIKNPVMFVVEVGTAIVLLMTLFPSYFGSVDRIGFNLSVFLILLFTLLFANFAEALAEGRGKAQADSLKKTKQEVMANTLIGSVISTVPSSELRKGDIVVINQGEMIPGDGEIIEGLASVDESAITGESAPVIKEAGGDFSSVTGGTRVVSDSIKVRITSDPGESFIDRMISLVEGAKRQKTPNEIALNTLLTSLTLIFLIVVVTLSPIANFVDIKLEIPVLIALLVCLIPTTIGGLLSAIGVAGMDRVTQYNVLAMSGKAVEAAGDINTMILDKTGTITFGNRMASELVAVGHHQRESLASWAAISSLKDETPEGRSVLEWMKKHELSYDATLADKGEFITFKAETRMSGINLEDGRQVRKGAVDAVRKWVVAQGGTIPNDLEESANRISSVGGTPLAVAVDTQIFGLIYLKDTVKPGMKERFDQLRQMGIRTIMCTGDNPLTAATIAREAGVDDYIAESTPEDKITVIRREQAEGKLVAMTGDGTNDAPALAQADVGIAMNSGTIAAKEAANMVDLDSDPSKIIEVVAIGKQLLMTRGALTTFSIANDIAKYFAIIPAMFMVAIPEMNVLNIMKLGSPYSAILSALLFNAIIIPLLIPLAMKGVAYKQMSGARLLRRNLLIFGVGGVIVPFIGIKIIDLVVHLWV; encoded by the coding sequence ATGAATGGTAATCGTAGAAAAAGCATGTTGAACAAAGAGGTAGTTCAACGTGCGGTTAAAGATAGTTTCATCAAGTTAAACCCAGCAATCATGATAAAAAATCCAGTTATGTTCGTCGTAGAGGTTGGCACGGCAATCGTACTTCTTATGACGTTATTTCCAAGTTATTTCGGATCAGTAGATAGAATTGGTTTCAATCTGTCGGTATTTTTAATTCTTTTGTTTACGCTACTGTTCGCCAATTTCGCTGAAGCGTTGGCGGAAGGACGTGGTAAAGCTCAGGCTGATTCATTGAAAAAGACAAAGCAAGAGGTTATGGCCAATACATTGATCGGGAGCGTGATCTCAACTGTTCCCTCTTCAGAACTTCGTAAGGGAGATATTGTGGTCATAAATCAAGGTGAGATGATTCCTGGCGATGGGGAGATTATTGAAGGTCTTGCATCCGTAGATGAATCTGCAATTACAGGGGAATCGGCTCCAGTTATTAAAGAAGCGGGTGGAGACTTCAGTTCCGTCACTGGTGGCACACGTGTTGTAAGTGACTCGATCAAAGTTCGAATTACAAGTGACCCTGGAGAATCATTCATCGATCGAATGATCTCACTCGTTGAAGGAGCAAAGCGTCAAAAAACGCCTAATGAAATCGCACTAAATACGTTATTAACGAGCTTGACACTTATATTTCTAATCGTTGTCGTAACGCTTTCACCGATAGCAAACTTTGTGGATATTAAGCTTGAAATTCCGGTGTTAATTGCCCTGTTAGTTTGTCTCATTCCGACAACAATCGGTGGCTTGTTATCAGCAATCGGAGTAGCGGGAATGGACCGAGTAACGCAGTACAATGTGCTTGCTATGTCGGGTAAAGCAGTCGAGGCAGCAGGTGACATTAATACAATGATCCTTGATAAAACAGGTACCATCACATTCGGTAACCGAATGGCGAGCGAGCTTGTTGCTGTTGGACATCATCAGAGGGAAAGCTTAGCCTCATGGGCAGCAATCAGTTCACTTAAAGATGAGACTCCTGAAGGTAGATCTGTATTGGAGTGGATGAAAAAGCATGAGTTGAGTTATGACGCTACGCTTGCTGATAAAGGAGAATTCATCACATTTAAAGCAGAGACAAGAATGAGCGGTATTAATCTAGAAGACGGTCGACAAGTGCGTAAAGGTGCTGTAGATGCGGTTCGTAAATGGGTAGTAGCTCAGGGTGGTACAATTCCTAACGATTTGGAAGAGAGTGCTAATCGAATTTCTTCTGTCGGAGGAACACCACTCGCGGTTGCAGTAGATACACAAATATTCGGTCTTATCTATTTGAAAGATACCGTTAAACCTGGTATGAAGGAACGTTTTGATCAACTTCGTCAGATGGGTATACGGACGATTATGTGTACTGGTGATAATCCGCTAACTGCAGCAACGATAGCACGTGAAGCCGGCGTTGACGATTATATTGCAGAAAGCACACCTGAGGATAAGATTACTGTAATCCGTCGCGAGCAAGCAGAAGGAAAGCTTGTTGCGATGACAGGTGACGGGACTAATGATGCACCAGCATTGGCACAAGCAGATGTTGGTATCGCGATGAACAGTGGTACGATCGCAGCGAAGGAAGCTGCGAATATGGTTGATTTGGATTCAGATCCATCGAAAATTATTGAAGTTGTAGCGATCGGCAAACAGCTACTTATGACTCGTGGAGCATTGACGACCTTTAGCATTGCCAATGATATCGCCAAATATTTTGCGATTATTCCCGCAATGTTTATGGTTGCCATTCCAGAGATGAATGTGCTTAACATTATGAAGCTAGGATCACCGTATTCTGCGATATTGTCTGCACTACTATTCAATGCAATCATAATCCCGCTTCTAATCCCACTGGCAATGAAGGGTGTTGCTTACAAGCAGATGAGTGGAGCAAGATTGTTACGCCGCAACCTATTGATCTTTGGTGTTGGTGGTGTTATTGTCCCATTTATCGGAATTAAGATCATTGATCTTGTTGTTCATTTATGGGTTTAA
- the kdpC gene encoding potassium-transporting ATPase subunit KdpC, producing the protein MSTEVMKKETQSNGSILWIAMRASLVFIIICGIIYPLVSTGAAQLLFPHNANGSLLKDSKGNVVGSELIGQNFTDLKYFQGRVSSIEYRAEASGSNNFGPSNPALLERTKASIEQWKIDNPDVPISQLPIALITNSGSGLDPHITPQSAKVQIPRISKLTGISADELAAMLEANTEGRDLGLIGEKRVNVLKLNIELAARLANQ; encoded by the coding sequence ATGAGTACAGAAGTAATGAAGAAAGAGACGCAATCAAACGGTTCTATTCTATGGATTGCAATGCGAGCAAGTTTAGTTTTCATCATCATTTGCGGGATTATCTATCCGCTTGTAAGTACGGGGGCAGCTCAGCTGCTCTTTCCCCATAATGCGAATGGTAGCTTATTGAAAGATAGTAAAGGAAATGTAGTAGGATCAGAATTAATAGGTCAAAACTTTACAGATCTTAAATACTTCCAAGGACGTGTCTCTAGTATAGAATACAGGGCAGAAGCTTCAGGTTCCAATAACTTTGGTCCCTCTAATCCTGCGTTACTAGAAAGAACAAAAGCATCTATTGAACAATGGAAGATAGATAATCCAGATGTACCAATCAGTCAACTACCTATCGCATTAATTACAAACTCAGGATCAGGTCTTGATCCTCATATTACGCCGCAATCAGCTAAGGTTCAAATTCCACGTATTAGCAAATTAACAGGCATTTCAGCAGATGAGCTTGCTGCGATGCTAGAAGCTAATACGGAAGGTCGTGATCTTGGACTGATCGGTGAAAAACGCGTTAACGTGTTGAAGCTGAATATAGAGCTAGCCGCAAGACTTGCTAATCAATAA
- a CDS encoding glycosyltransferase translates to MFTISLCMIVKNEESVLARCLSSVQKAVDEIIIVDTGSTDRTKEIAASFNAKVYDFAWINHFGDARNYSFDQATSSYIMWLDADDVIQPADLERLLQLKEMPDFNYDTVTMKYHLSFDDNGNPTYSYRRNRLVKRSNNFRWIGAVHEYLAVGGASFSSEIAVTHRKERHASDRNLNIYLERHEAGEDFSPRDQFYFANELRDHHRYEESIKWYDTFLDGNGGWVEDNVAACSRKAHCYEALGKRDLAIIHLLRTLQYIPPRPDFCCQLGALFVNDNKFHQAIYWYEQALLTSQYTSDMSFHNPATATWLPHLQLTLCYDRLGNLQKAVEHHRFAMAINPNHPSMKYNENYYKSIGLL, encoded by the coding sequence GTGTTTACGATAAGCTTATGTATGATTGTGAAAAATGAGGAAAGTGTGCTTGCTCGTTGTCTTTCTAGCGTTCAAAAAGCGGTAGATGAGATCATTATTGTTGATACTGGATCAACAGATCGTACAAAGGAAATTGCTGCTAGCTTCAATGCGAAAGTATATGATTTCGCATGGATTAATCATTTTGGCGATGCACGTAATTACAGTTTTGATCAAGCTACCTCATCATATATTATGTGGCTGGATGCCGATGATGTTATTCAACCAGCCGACCTAGAACGACTACTACAGCTAAAGGAAATGCCAGATTTCAATTATGATACTGTAACGATGAAATACCATCTCTCTTTTGACGATAACGGTAACCCTACATATAGTTACCGGCGCAATCGCCTAGTAAAACGCAGTAATAACTTCCGCTGGATCGGGGCTGTTCATGAATATTTAGCAGTAGGAGGTGCAAGTTTCAGCTCCGAAATTGCGGTTACACATCGCAAAGAACGTCATGCTAGTGATCGAAATTTAAATATCTACTTGGAGCGTCATGAAGCTGGGGAAGATTTCTCTCCACGTGATCAATTCTATTTCGCTAATGAATTGCGAGATCATCATAGATATGAAGAGTCAATTAAGTGGTATGATACTTTTCTCGATGGTAATGGTGGCTGGGTTGAAGATAATGTCGCTGCTTGTTCACGAAAAGCTCATTGTTATGAAGCACTTGGCAAACGTGATCTAGCTATTATTCATCTACTCCGCACATTGCAATATATTCCACCACGTCCAGACTTCTGTTGTCAGCTCGGTGCGTTATTTGTGAATGATAACAAGTTTCATCAAGCGATCTACTGGTATGAGCAAGCTCTCTTAACGAGCCAGTACACATCTGATATGAGTTTCCATAATCCAGCTACTGCAACATGGTTGCCTCATCTCCAATTAACGTTATGCTATGATCGTCTAGGAAATCTACAAAAAGCAGTTGAACATCATCGATTTGCGATGGCTATTAACCCGAATCATCCAAGTATGAAGTATAACGAAAACTACTATAAAAGCATCGGCTTATTGTAA
- a CDS encoding ABC transporter permease, whose protein sequence is MANKQSRWSNIWPPVVTLLFIGIVWELIVRMKLVYSWLIPSPIGVFKGMIADWPRLMEHLAATTKLSLIGFAGGAIAGFVLAAVLHFLPVVRKGLYPVLILSQTIPVIVIAPILTMLLGYGMMPKIFLIILVCFFPICIATLGGLAQADHQLKNYLGMIGASKWHLFIHLELPSALTNLFGGLRIAVSYSVLSAVVAEWLSPKVGLGSYLILSSRGYMPDRVFASVLLIVLMSLLLFWIVSFVESRFVHWRPKKGSQG, encoded by the coding sequence ATGGCAAATAAGCAATCTCGTTGGAGTAATATTTGGCCCCCAGTAGTAACGCTATTATTTATCGGCATCGTCTGGGAGCTAATTGTAAGGATGAAGCTTGTCTATAGTTGGCTGATTCCTTCTCCAATTGGTGTATTTAAAGGGATGATCGCAGATTGGCCACGCTTAATGGAACATCTTGCAGCTACAACTAAGTTATCACTTATTGGCTTTGCGGGAGGGGCTATAGCAGGATTCGTCCTAGCAGCGGTGCTACATTTTCTCCCTGTTGTAAGAAAAGGATTGTATCCGGTGTTAATCTTATCACAAACGATTCCAGTCATTGTTATTGCTCCTATCCTTACAATGTTACTTGGATACGGAATGATGCCGAAAATATTTCTCATTATATTAGTATGTTTCTTCCCAATATGCATCGCTACACTTGGTGGACTTGCACAAGCAGATCATCAACTTAAAAATTATTTGGGGATGATCGGCGCTTCGAAATGGCATCTGTTTATCCATTTGGAACTACCAAGTGCACTAACCAATTTATTTGGTGGTTTGAGAATTGCTGTTTCGTATAGTGTACTGAGTGCAGTCGTTGCGGAATGGTTATCACCAAAGGTTGGTTTGGGTAGCTACTTGATCTTATCTTCCAGAGGATATATGCCGGACAGGGTGTTTGCGTCAGTGCTTTTAATTGTACTAATGAGCCTTCTACTATTTTGGATTGTGTCCTTTGTTGAGTCACGCTTTGTACATTGGCGTCCTAAGAAAGGAAGTCAAGGCTAA
- a CDS encoding ABC transporter substrate-binding protein: MKVKGLKWLVVIALLTVITACGNANVQQDKETGTTGEGGKEKELRKVQLVLDYTPNTNHTGLYVARDKGYFAEQGLEVEIISPVQGGADAAVGSNNVEFGISYQENLTVARVAGVPVVSLAAIIQHNTSGFASKKDKGIDSPSKFEGMRYGGWGSPIETSIIDSLMRTDNADFSKLEIVNMGDSDFFTAVERDVDFAWIFYAWTGIEAELRGVDLNMVYMNEYNENLDYYTPVVVTGEKLIKEEPELVRSFLAAVVKGYQYSIDNPADAAEVLIAAEPDLNADLVRASQQWLSPKYQDDAPRFGEQKLSVWEGYADWMYSNELLNGELDAEAAFTNEFLPQ, from the coding sequence ATGAAAGTAAAAGGATTGAAATGGCTAGTAGTTATTGCTTTACTTACCGTTATAACAGCTTGTGGAAATGCGAATGTTCAGCAAGACAAGGAAACGGGTACGACTGGTGAAGGTGGAAAAGAAAAGGAGCTTCGCAAAGTGCAACTTGTGCTTGATTATACACCGAACACGAACCATACAGGATTGTATGTCGCGCGTGACAAAGGATATTTTGCTGAGCAAGGACTTGAAGTTGAAATTATTTCTCCAGTTCAAGGTGGAGCAGATGCAGCAGTTGGTTCTAACAATGTTGAATTTGGTATTAGTTATCAAGAAAATTTAACAGTTGCTAGAGTAGCTGGTGTACCTGTCGTTTCATTGGCGGCGATTATTCAACATAATACATCCGGATTTGCATCTAAAAAGGACAAAGGTATTGATTCACCAAGTAAATTCGAGGGTATGCGTTATGGCGGATGGGGGTCTCCTATTGAAACGTCAATCATCGATTCATTGATGAGAACAGACAATGCTGATTTTTCTAAATTAGAAATTGTAAATATGGGTGATAGCGACTTCTTCACAGCAGTGGAACGTGATGTTGATTTCGCATGGATCTTCTATGCTTGGACAGGAATTGAAGCAGAATTACGTGGCGTCGATTTGAATATGGTATATATGAACGAATACAATGAGAATTTAGATTACTATACGCCAGTTGTTGTGACAGGTGAAAAGTTAATAAAAGAAGAACCGGAACTCGTTCGTTCATTCCTTGCAGCAGTTGTGAAAGGTTATCAATATAGTATTGATAATCCAGCAGATGCAGCAGAAGTATTAATTGCAGCAGAGCCGGATTTGAATGCTGACCTTGTAAGAGCGAGTCAACAATGGTTAAGCCCGAAATATCAAGACGATGCGCCCCGCTTTGGTGAACAGAAGTTATCGGTATGGGAAGGTTATGCAGATTGGATGTATAGCAATGAATTACTAAATGGCGAACTTGATGCTGAAGCAGCATTTACAAATGAGTTTTTACCACAATAA